The sequence AGAGGCGCCTCTGGATCTCTGAGAAAGCAGGGCAGGCAAGCAGCGGCATTCCAGATTCAGGTCCCAGTGACTACCCGTGCCCACCTGCGCGCCGCACCTGTTTCCATGTTCGCGGCATTGGGAGACTCGTCAACGAAGTTCCGAGGTTATACGCATCtgatatgttctttttcttttgctttcttttcttctttattttctgcaCACTTTCAGCAAGGGATGAGTAGTGTTGCTTGCTGGAGGTGAACCTAGCTTTGCTACATTTGCCAGCCTTTTCAGTAACGCATTCCGACGCTTCCCAAATCGCATAAATGTTATTATTATGGACTGCCTTACAAAGGTAACCGAAGTGGCCCATAGGTATAATGTAATTAACATATAACTGTTAAGTACATTTTCCGTGATCCTTGATGCCGTGATCGTCGTTGTCACAATACAACAAAAATTCATAATTGTTTTCCTTCATCGAAGCACGGGCGGGCCTGCCGCGCTGACAAACATTAACGCGGTGCAGAAAAGAAGTGAGAGGGCAGCGAGACATGAGTGCCGCCTTTCGTTAACAAAGATTAAGCTGTAATCATACCTGCCAACAGCGAATTTTTTGTAATGTTTAGGAATTTGAACCATTCACGATTTTACGAATGTTGACGATAGTTTTACAAAAAAACTTATTTCTGCACGTCGGTCTCCATACATGCCGTTGCAAGGCTCTGTTGGTGAAAGGAAACAAGAGGGATGCTTGCGTCGACCAAGATAATACCGACTAGCCCTGCCGTAGGTGAAGTTCGCAATCGCCAAGTCACTGCAGATCTCACCGTGATCTAGCAACTATTTGTCGCTTGTCAATGTTCGTTTTGCCAAGTTTTTGGCACGCTCGGTGTGCTACGTTTGGAGTTAAGCCATTGCTCGAATGCGTTTGTGGTATCTCTAAAAAACGAGTGATCaggttatattaaaaaaaaaatcatgctatTGTCACCACTGAACTGGGCGCAACAGGAAATCATATCATAAACGGAATTTTCGTGGGAACTGAACGTGATCCTAAAGCAATATTTCTGAAGGTGCCTGCATCCGAGCTGAACCGGAGCCACAATAAAACAACGCTACTTACCGGTTGGCCGCGCAACGGTTTTGGCATATGGCGCGACACGACAACCAAACACGTTAACGATTCTTCGAATCAACTCTTTCAACTGGCCCGTTATGACTATTTGTTGTGACTCACCAGCTGAGAATATAAATATACCAGAAAACGTACAGACAATGGGCACTTGCCGTTGACTACGGCCAACCGTACTGAGACATATTCTTGGCTTTGCGAGTTGTCCTCCGTGTCCGAAATTTTTCAGGGACACTGCGTAATAGCCAGTTTTGTTGAACCTGAAAATTAGGTGCTTTCTTTGCAACAAGGCGAATTCACGTTTTCATAGCTGTCATGTGGCATTttatgcttgtgtgtgtgcgtgttgtgtGTTAGGTGGCGTGCATGTGCACGGGGGTGCATATTTATTTGGTTGATCATGATCCCGAagtgttatttaaaaaaaaacaccaccgCTAGAACTTTAGTGGTTGTAGCAACGCGAGTGGTCAATTCACGCGCAGCGCCCAACGTTTAAAAAAACGCAGAGAAGCACCGAGCCCGAGAGTGCGCGGCCTCGGTTCGTGTTGGCGCCATTCCAACATCCGGATTCAGGCAGAGTCAAAGTTCGCTCATATCACGAAACACATTAACTAATCCTAGACTGAAAACTGGATGCCGTTTGGATTAAGCCAAAGAAAGGAATAAGATTGCTCCTTATTCGACATGAAATGTGGTTACACATGAGCGTTACCCATATGTGTCACCACTTATCATTTTTATTAGTTCCCCACCAAATTTACTAGCTCGAGCTTCAGAATTTTATATTTTAGCGTTCTTTGAATAACAATATTCATACCAATTAATCAGTGGTATGGAAGTGACAGAAAATAATAAATCGCTTTTGAATGCCATGTTCCTTAAACACCTCTCAAGTACGTGCGCGAGAAGTGACTGAGCCATCCATTAAAATGTCTTTTGACCGACTCGTTTCCTTAGCGGTGTAAAAATCTCCTTATATGCACCTGTTTACGTTTACTCTTCCCATGAAATCAGCTACTGTAAATAACACACAGCACAATGATAGTGTTCACAAGGAGCTTTCTTGACAGCAAGTACAAAGccgtgttttgtttgtttgctatGTCTGAAACCCCCACGACAATATTTTTAATTGCAACATCACCTGCAGGGCCCTGCAACCTGCCCCATGAGTATCCCAAAGAGTGTTGCGAGCTGTCCAATTCGTATCCCAAAGAGTGCTTCCCTTCCTACAATGGCACCTTCGAGTACGAACCCCAGCGGCCAGGAGAAGAGATAATCAACGGCACTTGGTACAGCGTTGTCGATGGAGGATCATTCTATGTCGACCACAATATCACCGAAAGCATGTACCCGCCATTGAAACCTTGGAAATTTCAAGTCTGTTGTGCGAGACCAGGAAACAATGGCACTCTTCTCGTTGAGATGAGCTGGAATTGGGCGGGTGCACACCTGAACTCTGGAAAAGGTTGGTATTAGACTAGCTCTGAAAGCGCAGCGAGTACTTTACCATATAAGGACGCCGAAGAACGGAATGAGAGTGTGAAGCATGGTTCTGGATATATTCCCCGGAGAACTGGTCACCTGGAACGAATTCGGCGCGCGTTGAGTAGAAGTGCAATACTCTGACTGTTAAATCAAATGTGTAATCCAGGCAAATTTAAATCAAGCCTATCCGTGACGCCACCTTTGTTGCGGGCAGAATTAAAAATGTATCTAAGAATCGAATATAGCTGTGATATCTAAGCCCGAATGTATGTACTTTGTATGGTGACACAGATACAACATAACGAGAAAAAATGGATACTGAAATAAGGGCACAAAATATAAGCTGTTTAAAAGTATTCTTTCTGAAGGATGAGGACAGGCGCAATGTAGTATCGAATACATGTTGGCGTGTTTTGTTACCAATTCGAGATATACCTCGCATGAGAAATCATTCGCTCAGGTTTTGCTATAACATTCGTTTCGTTTCATGTGTTCTCTCTAACAGCGTCATCAATCGATATCCGTGTGAGTAAGACGTCCGCAAGTCTTGAGGAGAACTTCGAGTCACAAGGGAAGATTGATTCAACCGATTTGGTTACGGGAACCTTAGAACCTGGTGAAGCATTCGAGCTTAACGAAGTTACCATATCGCTTTCTCCTGACTGGGCAGAAGTTACTGAAAGATATACAAGATGGCAAGTTAAGTTTGCTGCTAGAACGACAAACTCCCTTAACGTGACTTCCGAGCTGTCAGATGTGGCAGACTTGGACTACTTCGACGAGGAAAAGTACACATCAGAGCCCCTAGCCAGTGTGCCCACAAGACATACAGCAGCAGAAGAAGGTACCACAACATTGACAGGCGGAAACACAGCCGAAAATGATGATGTGGCGTTTACATCCACGATTGAAGACTCTGACGACGACCAAAAGTACACGTCAAAGGCGCCAAGAAAGGAGCCCCCGAGCTACACGGAAGCTGGCAAAGGCAATCAATCTACAGGCGGGCACCGCGCAGAAGACAGCAATGAGGGCACATCCACATCTGCAATGCCTTTGGTTCTGGCTCTTATTGTAGCTGCGGTGGTGATCGTTTCTGCCGGACTATGGGCGCTTAAAATTATCAAGGATGAACGCGAAGACGTGGTGCAACAAGAGGCTGCTATTGAATTGACCACCACAACAAGTGTGTCAGTGCAGTAGAGTTGACAACTTTGGAAGTTAATAAACTTCACTCAAGACGAGACATCAGGTAGTGTTTTCAGACTCGCATGTTCTTATTGAGCCTGCTGTTTCACCGAAGATATTAAATTCCTAATATTACCACTCTGCACGTGACATTTTTCAAAAGCTCGCTGCTTCTCGTGCACCGGAGAATCAGTGACAAATATTCATTTCAGCAACTCCATAATATACTTATTCAAATAGCAGCAAATGTTACAACTGCTGGATTGAGAATGTTGCTTGAAAATTATGCGTTTGGCAGCATCCCTTATGCAAGTTTGATAATATGCATCCCTCAATTCCGCCACGACTTGCAGTGAGGTCGAGTTACTGTCCGCTGAAACCACAGCGCGATCGAAGGACAGTGTAAGAGCATGCAAAATGAACGCGCCTTCTGAGACAATCTAGAAAGGTGAAGAAAAGGGggtcaaccgaggggcccgatttttttttattagtcgtaaggagccaacaaacatagAGCATCGctagcgaaatgcgaaggttgtgggatcattcctcacctgcggcaagttttttcatccactttcatttccattatttcatcctttctttattcatttattaggcacaaaaaatttcccctatgttgtcttcgGTGGGAGTGTTGGCTTGTTATAATAAATCTAGAAAGGTGGCATTGCTTAGGCAAGGAGGGTGTTCAAGTTTGTACATAGAACAGTCGTCGTAAAATGTCAATCATAAATTCTTAACATGTTTTACCAACAAAGACTTGCAGTGAACGAGTTGCCAATTGAATCATTGAATCAATAAATAAAGTTAACGCGCGATAGCAAGCGAACAAG comes from Dermacentor andersoni chromosome 9, qqDerAnde1_hic_scaffold, whole genome shotgun sequence and encodes:
- the LOC129383468 gene encoding uncharacterized protein; the protein is MTCSASSNMPLIIKQNTTGPCNLPHEYPKECCELSNSYPKECFPSYNGTFEYEPQRPGEEIINGTWYSVVDGGSFYVDHNITESMYPPLKPWKFQVCCARPGNNGTLLVEMSWNWAGAHLNSGKASSIDIRVSKTSASLEENFESQGKIDSTDLVTGTLEPGEAFELNEVTISLSPDWAEVTERYTRWQVKFAARTTNSLNVTSELSDVADLDYFDEEKYTSEPLASVPTRHTAAEEGTTTLTGGNTAENDDVAFTSTIEDSDDDQKYTSKAPRKEPPSYTEAGKGNQSTGGHRAEDSNEGTSTSAMPLVLALIVAAVVIVSAGLWALKIIKDEREDVVQQEAAIELTTTTSVSVQ